A stretch of the Ananas comosus cultivar F153 linkage group 14, ASM154086v1, whole genome shotgun sequence genome encodes the following:
- the LOC109720534 gene encoding ubiquitin-conjugating enzyme E2 32 produces the protein MAMEVEKYNKKNTAVKRILQEVKEMQSNPSDDFMALPLEENILEWQFAILGPRDTEFEGGIYHGRIQLPAEYPFKPPAFMMLTPNGRFETQTKICLSISNYHPEHWQPSWSVRTALVALIAFMPTNPGGALGSLDCKKEERCALAIKSREAPPKYGSPERQKIIEEIHRYMLSKAPPVPAQLPSTTPEENSGTEDKESEDNSSSNATPVEDGPNPEVREEEVMEEVHEGHVEAAVGQLRVGLSLSRQPEAEAQVVERPKTSAKAQKPMDDRLLTWAAVALTVAIVVLLVKKFVKSHGLIGYFMDGS, from the exons aTGGCGATGGAGGTGGAGAAGTACAACAAGAAGAACACGGCGGTGAAGCGGATTCTTCAGGAGGTGAAGGAGATGCAATCCAATCCCTCCGATGATTTCATGGCCCTCCCGTTAGAG GAGAACATATTGGAGTGGCAGTTTGCTATTTTGGGTCCACGTGACACCGAATTCGAGGGTGGAATTTATCACGGGAGGATCCAATTGCCTGCGGAATACCCATTCAAGCCCCCGGCGTTCATGATGCTAACG CCCAATGGTCGATTTGAGACGCAGACGAAGATATGCCTCAGCATTTCAAATTATCACCCTGAACATTGGCAACCATCATGGAGCG TGCGTACGGCATTAGTAGCTTTGATTGCATTCATGCCAACCAATCCGGGGGGGGCATTGGGCTCACTTGATTGCAAAAAGGAAGAACGGTGTGCACTCGCCATCAAATCACGGGAAGCACCACCGAAGTATGGCAGCCCAGAACGTCAAAAAATAATCGAGGAG ATTCATCGATACATGTTAAGTAAAGCTCCTCCTGTTCCTGCACAACTTCCAAGCACAACGCCAGAAGAAAATTCAGGTACAGAAGACAAAGAATCTGAAGACAATTCTAGTTCAAATGCTACCCCTGTGGAGGACGGGCCCAACCCAGAAGTGCGTGAGGAAGAAGTTATGGAGGAGGTTCATGAGGGCCACGTGGAAGCTGCCGTGGGCCAGCTGAGAGTTGGCTTGAGCTTGTCGAGGCAGCCAGAAGCCGAGGCACAGGTTGTTGAGCGGCCAAAAACTTCTGCAAAAGCTCAGAAACCCATGGACGATCGGCTCTTGACATGGGCAGCTGTTGCATTGACTGTCGCCATTGTAGTACTGTTAGTAAAGAAATTTGTGAAGTCGCATGGCCTAATTGGTTATTTTATGGATGGGTCCTAA
- the LOC109720788 gene encoding peptide chain release factor PrfB2, chloroplastic isoform X2 produces MVFSLLLKRSKTPKPLPLPLPLPLPTRNPNPLRASPRSTATSPLGLSIAYGAGALSGTWRPSRCGEASRSSIAPLLGLRSFSSPATTAAIAEPPRTCDGLTVDAIVGKGWTILDEGESDWRSHAAAIAQSVQVIKKRLQWGRMIDKSMQLSAILNKSDLWDDPDYAGRISREHGEIMGKIKGVNQFEQELVEHIDLLKLAREENDNELEAESMRALLEMRRKAKEKELEAILSGDNDSCSCFIEVQAGAGGTESMDWAAMVMNMYMMWAQRRGFAVTVVEEMPGEIAGIKIKESDLRIERFRAGGAGGQHVNTTESAVRIVHIPTGISATCQNERSQHQNKASAMAVLQSRLDQLEIARQAQMNAEHTQSLSEISWGNQIRSYVLHPYRMVKDLRTNYEVSDPDSVLDGDIDGLILSFLSASLDKNEDRA; encoded by the exons ATGGTGTTTTCTCTCCTCCTCAAGCGATCCAAAACCCCCAaacccctccctctccctctccctctccctctccccacgAGAAACCCTAACCCCCTCCGCGCTTCTCCCCGATCCACAGCGACCTCTCCCCTCGGATTGAGCATCGCCTATGGTGCTGGGGCTCTTTCGGGGACCTGGCGACCCTCCAGATGCGGCGAAGCTTCGAGGTCGAGCATCGCTCCTCTTCTCGGGCTCAGATCGTTCTCTTCTCCGGCGACGACGGCTGCGATCGCCGAGCCGCCTAGGACCTGCGACGGGCTCACGGTGGACGCCATTGTAGGGAAGGGGTGGACGATACTCGACGAGGGCGAGAGCGATTGGAGGAGCCACGCCGCTGCCATCGCCCAATCGGTCCAGGTCATCAAGAAGCGATTACAG TGGGGACGGATGATTGACAAGTCAATGCAACTGTCCGCGATTCTAAACAAGTCGGACCTTTGGGATGATCCTGATTATGCTGGGAGGATAAGTCGTGAACATGGTGAAATTATGGGTAAGATTAAGGGTGTAAACCAGTTTGAACAAGAGTTGGTCGAGCACATCGATTTACTGAAGCTAGCACGTGAAGAGAATGATAACGAACTCGAAGCG GAATCTATGAGAGCTTTACTTGAAATGAGAAGGAAAGCGAAGGAGAAAGAACTTGAAGCAATTCTGTCTGGGGACAACGATTCCTGCTCTTGCTTTATAGAG GTTCAAGCAGGAGCTGGAGGAACGGAAAGCATGGATTGGGCTGCCATGGTCATGAACATGTACATGATGTGGGCCCAACGCCGTGGATTTGCAGTTACTGTTGTTGAAGAAATGCCTGGTGAGATAGCAGGAATCAAG ATTAAAGAATCAGATCTTCGAATCGAACGGTTTCGCGCCGGTGGAGCTGGTGGTCAGCATGTCAACACCACAGAAAGTGCAGTTAGGATTGTACACATTCCAACAGGAATCTCTGCCACCTGTCAAAATGAACG ATCGCAACATCAAAACAAGGCATCGGCAATGGCGGTTCTTCAGTCACGGCTAGACCAGCTTGAGATTGCCCGTCAAGCCCAAATGAACGCGGAACACACACAATCTCTCTCAGAAATCAGCTGGGGCAACCAAATAAGATCCTATGTGCTCCAT CCGTACCGCATGGTGAAAGATCTCCGAACGAACTACGAAGTCTCAGATCCTGATTCCGTCCTTGACGGCGACATCGACGGCCTCATTTTAAGCTTCTTATCTGCCTCTTTGGATAAAAATGAGGACAGGGCATGA
- the LOC109720788 gene encoding peptide chain release factor PrfB2, chloroplastic isoform X1 codes for MVFSLLLKRSKTPKPLPLPLPLPLPTRNPNPLRASPRSTATSPLGLSIAYGAGALSGTWRPSRCGEASRSSIAPLLGLRSFSSPATTAAIAEPPRTCDGLTVDAIVGKGWTILDEGESDWRSHAAAIAQSVQVIKKRLQWGRMIDKSMQLSAILNKSDLWDDPDYAGRISREHGEIMGKIKGVNQFEQELVEHIDLLKLAREENDNELEAESMRALLEMRRKAKEKELEAILSGDNDSCSCFIEVQAGAGGTESMDWAAMVMNMYMMWAQRRGFAVTVVEEMPGEIAGIKRATIKVHGEYAFGYAKAEVGVHRLVRISPFDSGKRRHTSFAAVAVIPILGNVSTKYQIKESDLRIERFRAGGAGGQHVNTTESAVRIVHIPTGISATCQNERSQHQNKASAMAVLQSRLDQLEIARQAQMNAEHTQSLSEISWGNQIRSYVLHPYRMVKDLRTNYEVSDPDSVLDGDIDGLILSFLSASLDKNEDRA; via the exons ATGGTGTTTTCTCTCCTCCTCAAGCGATCCAAAACCCCCAaacccctccctctccctctccctctccctctccccacgAGAAACCCTAACCCCCTCCGCGCTTCTCCCCGATCCACAGCGACCTCTCCCCTCGGATTGAGCATCGCCTATGGTGCTGGGGCTCTTTCGGGGACCTGGCGACCCTCCAGATGCGGCGAAGCTTCGAGGTCGAGCATCGCTCCTCTTCTCGGGCTCAGATCGTTCTCTTCTCCGGCGACGACGGCTGCGATCGCCGAGCCGCCTAGGACCTGCGACGGGCTCACGGTGGACGCCATTGTAGGGAAGGGGTGGACGATACTCGACGAGGGCGAGAGCGATTGGAGGAGCCACGCCGCTGCCATCGCCCAATCGGTCCAGGTCATCAAGAAGCGATTACAG TGGGGACGGATGATTGACAAGTCAATGCAACTGTCCGCGATTCTAAACAAGTCGGACCTTTGGGATGATCCTGATTATGCTGGGAGGATAAGTCGTGAACATGGTGAAATTATGGGTAAGATTAAGGGTGTAAACCAGTTTGAACAAGAGTTGGTCGAGCACATCGATTTACTGAAGCTAGCACGTGAAGAGAATGATAACGAACTCGAAGCG GAATCTATGAGAGCTTTACTTGAAATGAGAAGGAAAGCGAAGGAGAAAGAACTTGAAGCAATTCTGTCTGGGGACAACGATTCCTGCTCTTGCTTTATAGAG GTTCAAGCAGGAGCTGGAGGAACGGAAAGCATGGATTGGGCTGCCATGGTCATGAACATGTACATGATGTGGGCCCAACGCCGTGGATTTGCAGTTACTGTTGTTGAAGAAATGCCTGGTGAGATAGCAGGAATCAAG CGTGCAACAATCAAAGTGCACGGTGAATATGCATTTGGGTATGCCAAAGCTGAAGTCGGGGTGCATAGACTAGTGCGAATTTCTCCTTTTGACAGCGGGAAGCGCCGCCACACATCATTTGCTGCTGTTGCCGTAATACCAATCCTTGGTAATGTTTCCACCAAGTATCAGATTAAAGAATCAGATCTTCGAATCGAACGGTTTCGCGCCGGTGGAGCTGGTGGTCAGCATGTCAACACCACAGAAAGTGCAGTTAGGATTGTACACATTCCAACAGGAATCTCTGCCACCTGTCAAAATGAACG ATCGCAACATCAAAACAAGGCATCGGCAATGGCGGTTCTTCAGTCACGGCTAGACCAGCTTGAGATTGCCCGTCAAGCCCAAATGAACGCGGAACACACACAATCTCTCTCAGAAATCAGCTGGGGCAACCAAATAAGATCCTATGTGCTCCAT CCGTACCGCATGGTGAAAGATCTCCGAACGAACTACGAAGTCTCAGATCCTGATTCCGTCCTTGACGGCGACATCGACGGCCTCATTTTAAGCTTCTTATCTGCCTCTTTGGATAAAAATGAGGACAGGGCATGA
- the LOC109720788 gene encoding peptide chain release factor PrfB2, chloroplastic isoform X3: MVFSLLLKRSKTPKPLPLPLPLPLPTRNPNPLRASPRSTATSPLGLSIAYGAGALSGTWRPSRCGEASRSSIAPLLGLRSFSSPATTAAIAEPPRTCDGLTVDAIVGKGWTILDEGESDWRSHAAAIAQSVQVIKKRLQWGRMIDKSMQLSAILNKSDLWDDPDYAGRISREHGEIMGKIKGVNQFEQELVEHIDLLKLAREENDNELEAESMRALLEMRRKAKEKELEAILSGDNDSCSCFIEVQAGAGGTESMDWAAMVMNMYMMWAQRRGFAVTVVEEMPGEIAGIKRATIKVHGEYAFGYAKAEVGVHRLVRISPFDSGKRRHTSFAAVAVIPILGNVSTKYQIKESDLRIERFRAGGAGGQHVNTTESAVRIVHIPTGISATCQNER; encoded by the exons ATGGTGTTTTCTCTCCTCCTCAAGCGATCCAAAACCCCCAaacccctccctctccctctccctctccctctccccacgAGAAACCCTAACCCCCTCCGCGCTTCTCCCCGATCCACAGCGACCTCTCCCCTCGGATTGAGCATCGCCTATGGTGCTGGGGCTCTTTCGGGGACCTGGCGACCCTCCAGATGCGGCGAAGCTTCGAGGTCGAGCATCGCTCCTCTTCTCGGGCTCAGATCGTTCTCTTCTCCGGCGACGACGGCTGCGATCGCCGAGCCGCCTAGGACCTGCGACGGGCTCACGGTGGACGCCATTGTAGGGAAGGGGTGGACGATACTCGACGAGGGCGAGAGCGATTGGAGGAGCCACGCCGCTGCCATCGCCCAATCGGTCCAGGTCATCAAGAAGCGATTACAG TGGGGACGGATGATTGACAAGTCAATGCAACTGTCCGCGATTCTAAACAAGTCGGACCTTTGGGATGATCCTGATTATGCTGGGAGGATAAGTCGTGAACATGGTGAAATTATGGGTAAGATTAAGGGTGTAAACCAGTTTGAACAAGAGTTGGTCGAGCACATCGATTTACTGAAGCTAGCACGTGAAGAGAATGATAACGAACTCGAAGCG GAATCTATGAGAGCTTTACTTGAAATGAGAAGGAAAGCGAAGGAGAAAGAACTTGAAGCAATTCTGTCTGGGGACAACGATTCCTGCTCTTGCTTTATAGAG GTTCAAGCAGGAGCTGGAGGAACGGAAAGCATGGATTGGGCTGCCATGGTCATGAACATGTACATGATGTGGGCCCAACGCCGTGGATTTGCAGTTACTGTTGTTGAAGAAATGCCTGGTGAGATAGCAGGAATCAAG CGTGCAACAATCAAAGTGCACGGTGAATATGCATTTGGGTATGCCAAAGCTGAAGTCGGGGTGCATAGACTAGTGCGAATTTCTCCTTTTGACAGCGGGAAGCGCCGCCACACATCATTTGCTGCTGTTGCCGTAATACCAATCCTTGGTAATGTTTCCACCAAGTATCAGATTAAAGAATCAGATCTTCGAATCGAACGGTTTCGCGCCGGTGGAGCTGGTGGTCAGCATGTCAACACCACAGAAAGTGCAGTTAGGATTGTACACATTCCAACAGGAATCTCTGCCACCTGTCAAAATGAACGGTAA